A part of Hydrogenobacter sp. T-8 genomic DNA contains:
- the yidD gene encoding membrane protein insertion efficiency factor YidD, with protein sequence MKKIVIGFLRFWQVFISPLYPPSCRYYPTCSNYAIMAVEKHGILRGMLKAIWRVLRCNPFSKGGVDYP encoded by the coding sequence TTGAAGAAGATAGTTATTGGGTTCTTAAGATTTTGGCAGGTGTTTATTTCACCTCTCTATCCTCCCAGCTGTAGGTATTACCCCACCTGCTCTAACTATGCCATAATGGCAGTGGAAAAGCATGGAATCCTAAGGGGTATGCTAAAAGCCATTTGGAGAGTTTTAAGGTGCAATCCCTTCTCTAAGGGCGGAGTGGACTATCCCTGA